One Coffea eugenioides isolate CCC68of chromosome 2, Ceug_1.0, whole genome shotgun sequence genomic window, TAACCTTCTTTTCTTCTCATAGTTGGAGTAGTGACTTTTATTGGGGACTTTGCAGCTCATTACAGATGTAAACATAGCTGTTGCAGTGGAAGCTGTCCAAGCAATTGGAAATCTTGCAAGTGGATTAAGAACACATTTTTCAGGGAACTCTCGCCTTCTTTTGCCTGTTTTGCTGGTAATTTTCATCCTATGATACTAGAACTTGCATGGTGAACTGTCAGGGTTTGCTTGTTCAATCATCTAAGCAACCTTTGTAGTTTTAGTGGAAAAATGTTCTTATGTTACAACATTTTAATTATAGTCCTTTTTGTCTGGATAAATTGATCCTGAAATAGATGGTCTTGCATCTGGTATGGGAATGCAGCCAAATGTTTAGGTACACATATTAAAGTATgtctgtttattttgttgaagttATATAATAGAAGAATCTcttttttggtttatatagCTGAAATAGGTATTTGATTAACTGAGGCTAAAATACCTGGGAGTTAGCCTGCCATACTTGACAGTTACGCTATCACAGTTCCTATGTTTATGCTCATTAATCCTATGTTGTAAAGTGGGTTTCTGTTAGGACTAGTAAGGTGCAAGAGCTCCATCTAAGTAAATCTACCCAACTAACATTTTACCAGGCCCAATACTTTTTAAATAACAGCACCCATGTCATATCCTGCGCACAAAAGTACTTTGCGGTTGAAGTACCTTGTAAGGATGGTGTTTACAACTTGAGTTTTGAAATATTGTGTTagacaattaaaatgaatgttGGGACAGCAAAAATTTCTGCAAGGTTGCAGTCTTATAAATACACCATAAACATTGCAGTTTTAGTCAGAAAAGTTGTTTTGTCTTTTTGGTCTCCACTCGTGCTAGTGAACTTCTTGTCTATTTGGTCCATACATCATGGCCTAGGGTTTTGACTTTAATATTACTAATCTTATGCATTATTTGTTTTCCAGGAAAAACTGAAGGAGAAAAAACCTGCTTTGGCAGAGTCTCTTACTCAAACACTCCAGGAAATGCACAAATCAGGGTGCTTAAATCTTGCTGATATTGTTGAAGGCAGGTTTTGTTTCTatacgagggtttatttaatgTTTGTGTATGATGTGTTCCACAATATTTGATATAATATTGAAAGTTTGTTTTCAtgatgattttgattttttatgtGCAGCTTATGTATACTTGTCTTTTTTTGcttggatttctttttcttgttttgtggaATTGCAGATGTTTGTCACATGAGTGATTGTCTTTATGAGTAGTTTAGACAAGCAAGTTCATACCTTGCTGTTGGATAACCTATTACTTGAACGCATTAATATTGGCTTATACTATTGAATGGGTTGAGTAGAACTTGTTCTTAGCACGGAAAAGGGCACTGCACTCAAGTTTTGCATTTTTGTGGGCTCAGCAAGTGCAGGTAGCCCTTTTTTTATGTTGGTTATCAGTTGCAGAAAGATGTGATTTAACTTCAACTGAACAAGTATACAATTTTGGATTAtcattttttcatatatatatatatatatatatatatatatatacatacctTTGCCGAAATACTGAGCAGAAATATGAGATTCAATTTCAACTAAACAATTTTTACTTTTGTATGTTTATTTTCTTATGGTTTGGGGGTGGGGTTGAAGATCAGATTTGCTTCTTCGTCCTCTCTCTGTTTTTTATACTTGGTTTCATTTCTGGTGCTTCTGAAGGCTTATCCTAATCAAAGACCGTTGTTGTTGCAGATGTTAAGGTTGCTGTTAAGAATAAAGTACCCCTTGTGCGGTCTTTGACTTTGAACTGGGTTACATTTTGCATTGAGACAAGCAATAAAGCTGTAATCCTCAAAGTACACAAGGAGTATGTGCCAATATGCATGGAGGTAAGCATACAGTTTGATCAAAATACCACCATATATATGATGTTGTTTTGTGTCACTTCTCGTATACAAGTACTTAAGAAAAATGTTTCATGCTACTTTGTGCTTTGTGAAATAATTTGGATGCTTTGATTACATTTCCCTATTTGACTTGTTGGCACAAGTTGGAGACTTGCATTTGAAAGTGAATATTAGATTTTCTAAAacttgaagaaaggaaaatcaagttGATGCGAGGAGCGATGTTGTTATACTTTATTTCTGGAATTTCATTCTTTAGGTTACTGTACCATAATAACATGTTgatctttatttttttggggtgtAAATTTTTCATGCATGTTCTGAATCATATTAGTATGTAATTGGATGGTTTTCAGATTTTAATCATGCTGTTGCAGAGTGTTACCATTTCCACAATGATGGTTTTTCTATGATGCTGGCATCTTTTCCTTTCCTGTGCTAATGTCTGATGATTTGATCAATATTATCTTGTAATCCATCCCTTTGGAAAATGATTTGGCTGTTGCAGTCACTAAAAGATGGGACACCTGAAGTTAGAGATGCCGCTTTCTCAGCTTTGACGGCGATAGCTAAGGTAATTTTTCCTGTTCCATTCAATTCCTTTATGTTAAGCTAATTGACTGCTTGATGCTTGTCTACTGTGAATGTGGCCACGGTCATTTGTCTCTTCTCATTATTTCTTTTGTAGTCTGTGGGCATGAGACCCTTGGAAAAGTCGCTCGAAAAACTTGATGATGTCAGGAAAAAGAAGCTTACAGAAATGATTGGTGGCTCTGGAGGTGGTCCAGCAGTAGTTTCCAGTTCAGGTATGAAGTGATTGTTTTGATTTGTATGCATTTGTTTATAACGTGCTTGTTCTAAACCACTCAAAAGTTCTTTTCTTTGTTATGTGTCTTAACATGCATTTATGACAGGTGCAATTCAAGCTTCAGTAGGAAGTTCGTCTTCCTTGGAGGTGAATATTTTGTCCTTTTGTTGATGCTGTTGGAtgttcttgtttgtttttaTCATTTAGGATCTATCTATACGAGATAAATAGTATGAATGTATACGAACGAATATAtgcaaattttttgaaattaatgaTGTGATATGTATTCTGCTTGGGAGCTCCAATTTTGGTTCATAAAATCAGGTTTCTCTTGCCTACTGAGTCGTGATTTATTCAAATTGCCTTGGAATGCTTCTTGCTATTAACTCTCCTATTTAGGCTGTCATTGTATTTTGATACATCTTGGTCGGATAGTTTAAAAATAGGATATGTTCTCATTGGGAAGGAGATGGTTTTATAGGGGTAGTTAATGACTCACCTGAAGCCTTTGGGAGGCTTTGGAATGAGTTCTTTGGATAGTGGAAAGCCAATCAAACTACAAAAGATTCTGAGTTTAAATGACCATGGGTAGTTCCAGCCAGGGAATTGATAATGtttattttaacaaaaattcttttagcttttatttttgttgacaTTTGTTTCAAACAGATTTGTTACTGTTTGTGTATAGTTGACTTGGATATTTGTACATGGGCATGCTTTTTGGCTGTTAGACCATATTTGGCAGTCACTCATGGACAgtattcccccccccccccacacacacacacacacatatatatatatgtatttatgtATGTACTTAATGTACACacacatgtatatatatttgtgtgtgtatttatatttatatttatatatatatttgcagTTGTAAGTTGATGGTCTCTTGCAGGTTTCAGACGGATCATTTGCTAGGAAATCTGCAGCAAGCATGCTGAGTGGGAAGAAACCTGTTCAGGCAGCTGTAAGTATTGTATGTTGCAATCATGTACTTACACACTGTGCATTGtttttactttttcctttgGCAAATTTATCTTGCTTCCAGCACATTTTTTGACTTGAAGTTCAATGTTTCAGCCTGCTAATAAGAAAGCAGCATCAACTAAATCGGGTGTTAACAAAAAGGGGGATGGATCTGGGCATGCAAAAGTTTCAAAGCCTGCAGAAACTGAAGATGTTGAGGTCTAGTTATTTTTTAGCAATTTGATAATTGGAATGCATAACTGGTGTTTCTTTTTGGCATTGCTGTACAAAGTTGTTGAATTTCTTGTGTTGCATTCTCAGCCAGCTGAAATGAGTCTTGAAGAAGTTGAAGAGAAATTGGGTTCCCTAATTCAAGCAGATACTACATCTCAATTGAAAAGTACTGTGTGGAAAGAGCGGCTGGAAggtactttttatttttttccttaaaaaatgaAAGAACGTAGTTTCCCCTTTGAAATCAATTCTTGAAGTTCGTTCATAGAGCAGAAAGCAGTGTTTAATATTTGAGGTTTGGAGAACAAAAGCGAATGATACTTGCATCTGTAATGGTTATTGGTAATTCTTCATCTACTAATGGCCGTTGTCACCAGTGCCATTGTCTATTTAGATTGCTCATTTTCATACCAAGCATCTTGTGAGCAGTGGCTGGGAACAGATATTGTACCTTCTGTCAATATATTGACCTGCCATGTCTGATTTTAAGACATTGAAAGTTATTTGGAAACGAGGGGAAGTGTGTGTACTTCACAGTTAACAATCTTGGAGGTTTTTCACCTTGTGATGTAAAATCATTTAATgattgatgagagagagagtgtgagtgagagagagagtgtgagtgagagagagagagtccaTGCTCCATTTACTGTTGTCGTACATTTTTTGTGCTAGGTTTGTGTAGTTGTGAGGTACCAGATCTGCCACTGTGACTATGGGTGGTGTTTACTTGTTGAGCTTAGAATATTGGGCGAATCCTAACAACAATGACTGGATATTCATAGAGACCATGATGACCATAATCTTAAGAGTTGAGTGGTTTAATAGTATGTGCTTTTCAGTTTCTTTCTGATCCCTGTCTATCAAGCTCATACTTGTTCTAGTCAAAACTTATGAACTTGTTACAGTGCATTTAGTTTTTTTAAGCAGTTAGGAACTATAAGTAGTGGTATGTGCTTTATGGTGCTTCATTTATGATGTTACCCAgttaaatttttttcccttcccaTTGCAGCTATTGGCTCTTTCAAGGAACAGGTTGAAGCAATACAAGAACTTGATCCATCAGTGGAGATTTTGGTACGTTTGCTTTGTGCTGTTCCAGGCTGGGGCGAGAAAAATGTTCAGGTACTCCTATTCTATGCTCTTTAAAGTCTCATAAGAATGTAAAGTTTATTGTGAGTTCCATCCGGATGGATAAGCTGATTCCTTGTTTCCCTCTGACAACTGCAGGTTCAGCAGCAGGTTATTGAGGTTATTACTCATATTGCTTCAACTGcttcaaagtttccaaaaaaatgtgTCATGCTATGCCTTCTAGGTGAGTtgctttttttaattaattttagtCTCTAATACACACACATGTGCACACTTGGTATCTGGTTTTGTTATGGGAAATGTATTTTTGGCTGACAGGTATTAGTGAAAGAGTTGCTGATATAAAGACAAGAGCTCATGCAATGAAGTGTCTTTCTACTTTTTGTGAAGCTGTTGGTCCGGGCTTTGTTTTCCAGAGAGTAAGCCCTGTTTCCATAACTGGTTTCAGACTTTGAATGTATTGTACGTATTATACATTTATGATAATTGGTATGGTAAGGGACAAATGAGAGCTGGTGATGTTCTTCTCAATCTGCATTTTGTTGTAGGAAGCCTTTTATTCTGTCCAGTAAATCTAACAGGATTTGccagaaaatttttttcctacaGCACTTTCACAACTGATCATTTACTTTCTGTGAAGTTCTCTGGTTGATCTTGCAAGTTGGGAAGACTCTATTCTTAGATTTTACCTTCTATTAACTGTCTTTCTGTTCTGTTTGGCACTCATTTTTTGACAGTTGGGTTTACTCATCATCTGATACTGTTggcatttgtttttttttcagctaTACAAGATCATGAAAGAGCATAAGAATCCTAAAGTTCTTAGCGAAGGGATTCTGTGGATGGTTTCTGCAGTTGATGACTTCGGAACCTCACATTTGGTTCTGAAGGTCTGTAGTGCTTTTTGGAAGTTGTCTACTTTGTAATGATTTTTGGTCTTATCGTTAGTATAGAAATGAAGTTCCTTTACTTTGGTTACCTAAAGTTACTTTTTATGTTCTTCATCTTTTGCAGGATCTGATAGATTTCTGTAAAGATATTGGGTTACAATCTAGTACTGCTGCCACTAGAAATTCAACTATTAAACTCGTTGGTACATTGCACAAGTATGTCGGTCCAGGTAAATTTTCTGCTTTCTGAAGTTATTGAAACTTTTTAATGTTTGCAGAAGATATAATGCACCTTCCATGCAGGTATTAAAGGATTTCTATCTGATGTAAAACCTGCTCTTCTCACTGCACTTGATGCAGAGTATGAAAAAAATCCATACGAGGTACAGTTGGCTCGGGGATGGTTCTCTTTCGTGTTACATTCATTCCCTTATTTTATCTTTTAGTTATAGTCTTCAGGAGTCTAATCTGCAGCACCTATAAGAACCGTTAATCTTTGAGTTCTAATTTGTAGGAGTCTGCAGCACCTAAAAGAACTGTTAAGGCAGCAGAGTCCATGTCATCGTCCTCAGGTGGTGGGCTAGATAGCCTTCCACGTGAAGATATTAGTGGTAAGATCACACCTGTTCTGCTCAAGGGCTTGGAAAGTACAGATTGGAAGGTATGACATATACACCTTAAGTTCTGTCTTGAACCATTTTTTGGAATATGCAATTAAGTAGTAATTGATTTATTCGGATTCCAGATACGACTTGAATCTATCGAAACTGTGAATAAAATCATTGAAGAGGCTAATAAGCGTATTCAACCAACTGGAACCGGTAATCATTTTTCCGTGTACGTTGAGGTGGGGTTGATTTGCACTTTAGCAgctcattttattttataactTTTTCCTTGGCATTTTTGATAGGGGAGCTATTTGGGGCTCTTAGAGGCCGGCTATATGATAGCAACAAGAATCTAATAATAGCAACTTTGTCTACTATTGGCGGTGTTGCATCTGCTATGGGAGCAGCTGTAGACAAGTCAAGCAAGGTTGGGGCTGTGTCCTATTTTGATTTTCATGCAAGCTCGCTTTTTTGATGATCATATCGTGAAGACATTGTTTTTTGCAGGGGATTCTGTCAGATGTTTTGAAATGCCTGGGTGACAATAAAAAGCATACGCGGGAATGCACTTTGAGCACTTTAGATTCTTGGCTAGCTGCTGTTCATCTTGAGAAAATGGTTCTTCCCTTTTGCTTTCTATGATATTTCTGTTGCCAAAATTGTTTCTAGGTTCTTGATGTGTTGCTTCTTCAGATTCCTTATATTACAACTGCAATAACGGACGCTAAACTTGGTGCGGAAGGTCGCAAGGATCTTTTTGATTGGTTGTCCAAACAACTGAATGTGTTAGTTAACTTCCCTGATGCCACACAGCTGCTAAAGCCTGTGGCTTCTTCTATGACGGTATTTTCTTAATGGCATTTTACATTTACCTTAATATACTTTatgtttttattttagaaaattaagtcTGCGTGCAACTGCAATGAAAATTTGTTTCTCTTGGTGTAGGATAAATCAGCTGATGTTCGACATTCAGCAGAAGCGTGCTTTGCTGAAATTCTCAGGATCTGTGGGCATGAAGTGGTTGGTGTTGCAAATCTTGTCTGCTCTTTCGGGTTATTGatatttatttatccacttaGACCTTTCCTACATTATCCCATTTAGGTGAGCAAGAATTTGAGAGATATACAAGGACCTGCTTTAGCAATTGTTTTGGAAAGGTTGAAGCCATATGGAGGTCTTCATGGTATTCTCCAATACAATAGCTTTAATATTTTTCCTGCTGATTTGTGGATTCCCCAGTTACCTCTTTCCTTATGGGAGTTATTCTTATTTGCTTAGAATCTGTTGATATTTGCGTTTTTAAGCTAAAAGCTTTTTAAGGTGCCTCTTGTTTGGTTGTGTTCTCCTTCAAGCGTATTTCTACTTCAAAATGTTGATTTGGGAAAGAATTCTTGGTTCCTTTTGCATTATGGCttttatttttctgaattttcaagacaaaagtacattttacttttattttgtttttaagaaatttgaagaaattttggaaaattttaagCAAAGATATATCTTTTACTTCTGTTGTTGATTTTTAATTCCCAGAAACGTTTGAATCTGGAAGAGTTTCTGCTGCATCAAAAGGCAGCTCAAAGATCGGAAAGTCAAACGGCTATGGTGATCGTCCAACTAGACATGGAAGCAAAGCTAATTCTTCAGTATGTTTTCTGTATAGTTGAATTGCATAATAGGGTggaatatataaatttaattaaCCGTTTCTTGGTTTCCTTAGAGAGCTATCCCAACAAAAGGCCCAAGGCAAGAGTCCCTTATGTCTGTTCAAGACATTGGTGTCCAGTCACAGGCTTTGCTTAATGTCAAGGATTCAAACAAGGTATCTCTCAATTCATTTTTGAAGTCTAAATTTTAAGATTTAGCTGCTCTTGACATCAATATTTGCACAGGATGATAGAGAGAGAATAGTTGTCCGCAGATATAAGTTTGAGGAGATACGGTCAGAACAGATGCAAGATCTTGAGGTTTGTTGTAGTCAAACATTTACCGACTGTAACGAGTTTTTTCTTCAGTATTGTCTATCTGTCATCAAGGTGCTTGCACTCACTAGTATTCCTATTCAACAGAATGACGTTATGAGGTTCTTTAGAGAGGATTTGCACAGGAGGCTTCTAAGTACAGACTTTAAGAAGCAAGTTGATGGGATTGAGATGCTGCAGAAGGTGCATTACTTGTCAGACCTTGTGGTATGTAGTGTTTGGATTGCCTTCTTACTGTTTGTCTTTTAAACTTTCAGGCGCTCCCATCCATTGGAAAAGATATAATAGAAGTTTTAGATGTGCTCTTGAAGTGGTTTGTTATGAGAATATGCGAGTCAAACACTTCATGCCTGCTCAAGGTGTTTTTTCACCCATTTCTTGCCAATTAAAGCATATTGTCATAACATTAatgatttttgctttttcctatCTCCTGGGAGTCACTTTTGAAGAATTATTCAATAGGTGCTGGAATTTCTTCATGAACTTTTTGACATGTTGAAGAATGAGGGGTACATCATGACTGAAGCAGAGGCTGCAATTTTTCTTCCCTGTTTGATTGAAAAGGTTTTGCCACATGACCTGCTATGTTTAAATTATTATGTTTGCCTGTCTTGTGGTGGTGCCAACATGCTTTTCTGCCTATCAAATGGTAAAAAAATTTATATCTATGTTTTTTTGAAAAGAGGCTACTAATATTGATTGTAAAAGTAACTTTTGGGTGCTTAACTGCATTTGGAGTTAGGTGCGCTTTGTTTTGGTATATTTGACCTGTGGAATTTAGTCCTTGCCATGTAGCAACTTTGTGGTGTATGCTGTGAGCTTTATATTCTGCGAGTTTATTTCTGCCTACCAAGTGGTGTTTCTTGATACATTATTCGTTATTCATTCCCTGGAAGATACATGTTCTCAGATAGATTTGTGTTTTCTGCAGTCTGGACATAACATAGCACAAGTACGAGAAAAGATGCGGGAGTTAATTAAGCAAATAATCCTTACATACTCTGCAGCAAAAACATTTCCATATATTCAGGAGGGCTTACGGTCTAGAAATAATCGAACTCGAATAGAGTGTGTTGATCTTGTTGGTTTCTTACTTGAAAACCATGTTTCAGAGGTAAAGTCATTATATATCTTAAGCTTCTGTTCCTTTGGTTTTGCTTTGAAGAATGCTtagtcctttcttctttttcttccagATTTGGGGACATCTGAAGTCGTTGCAATCAGTTGCAAGCTTAACATCGGAACGAGATGGTGATATTAGGAATGCTGCTT contains:
- the LOC113761265 gene encoding protein MOR1 isoform X3 — encoded protein: MSEDEKLLKEAKKLPWEDRLMHKNWKVRNDANIDLAAVCDSISDPKDPRLREFGPFFKKTVADSNAPVQEKALDALIAFLKAADADAARYAKEVCDVIVAKCMTGRPKTVEKSQTAFMLWVELEAVEQFLDAMEKAIKNKVAKAVVPAIDVMFQALSEFGSKIVPPKRILKMLPELFDHQDQNVRASSKGLTLELCRWIGKDAVKSILLEKMRDTMKKELEAELVNVTGTAKPTRKIRSEQDKEPEHEAASEAVISGPSEEAAAEVHQEIDEYELVDPVDILTPLEKSGFWDGVKAAKWSVRKEAVAELTKLASSKRIAPGDFTEICRTLKKLITDVNIAVAVEAVQAIGNLASGLRTHFSGNSRLLLPVLLEKLKEKKPALAESLTQTLQEMHKSGCLNLADIVEDVKVAVKNKVPLVRSLTLNWVTFCIETSNKAVILKVHKEYVPICMESLKDGTPEVRDAAFSALTAIAKSVGMRPLEKSLEKLDDVRKKKLTEMIGGSGGGPAVVSSSGAIQASVGSSSSLEVSDGSFARKSAASMLSGKKPVQAAPANKKAASTKSGVNKKGDGSGHAKVSKPAETEDVEPAEMSLEEVEEKLGSLIQADTTSQLKSTVWKERLEAIGSFKEQVEAIQELDPSVEILVRLLCAVPGWGEKNVQVQQQVIEVITHIASTASKFPKKCVMLCLLGISERVADIKTRAHAMKCLSTFCEAVGPGFVFQRLYKIMKEHKNPKVLSEGILWMVSAVDDFGTSHLVLKDLIDFCKDIGLQSSTAATRNSTIKLVGTLHKYVGPGIKGFLSDVKPALLTALDAEYEKNPYEESAAPKRTVKAAESMSSSSGGGLDSLPREDISGKITPVLLKGLESTDWKIRLESIETVNKIIEEANKRIQPTGTGELFGALRGRLYDSNKNLIIATLSTIGGVASAMGAAVDKSSKGILSDVLKCLGDNKKHTRECTLSTLDSWLAAVHLEKMIPYITTAITDAKLGAEGRKDLFDWLSKQLNVLVNFPDATQLLKPVASSMTDKSADVRHSAEACFAEILRICGHEVVSKNLRDIQGPALAIVLERLKPYGGLHETFESGRVSAASKGSSKIGKSNGYGDRPTRHGSKANSSRAIPTKGPRQESLMSVQDIGVQSQALLNVKDSNKDDRERIVVRRYKFEEIRSEQMQDLENDVMRFFREDLHRRLLSTDFKKQVDGIEMLQKALPSIGKDIIEVLDVLLKWFVMRICESNTSCLLKVLEFLHELFDMLKNEGYIMTEAEAAIFLPCLIEKSGHNIAQVREKMRELIKQIILTYSAAKTFPYIQEGLRSRNNRTRIECVDLVGFLLENHVSEIWGHLKSLQSVASLTSERDGDIRNAALITLATGYKILGDDIWKFVGKLTEAQRSMLDERFKRKAREMDKRKEGKPGEIRAVLRRSVRDNGLDLAEQSGEVSRSTVGPLSNRDSYSHLEFQMDRAPIPRTVPGTVGPTDWNEALDIISYGSPEQSVEGMKVVCHELAQATSDPEGSAMDDVVKDADRLVSCLANKVAKTFDFSLTGASSRSCKYVLNTLMQTFQNRRLAHAVKESTLDSLITELLLWLLDERVPRMDDGSQLLKALNVLMLKILDNADRTSSFVVLINLLRPLDPSRWPSPAINESLAIRNQKFSDLVVKCLIKLTKVLQSTIYEVDLDRILQSIHIYLQELGMEEIRKRAGADDKPLRMVKTVLHELVKLRGTAIKGHLSMVPIDMEPQPIILAYIDLNLQTLAAARMLSPSGPVGQTHWGDSTANNPAPATHSADAQLKQELAAIFKKIGDKQTCTIGLYELYRITQLYPKVDIFAQLQNASEAFRTYIRDGLAQMEKTTAAGRTPSSVPLSTPPPAALNLSSPKFGALSPVNTNPLSEAKSMNTKLEATNFSLPPSYAEDDRGSNPALSRGPRFDQSDSRHQSGVTSGALDAIRERMKSIQLAAAAGNQEPANKPVIAVNGNLGHPLPNQFPLATEHASIENSMPGGVLPMDEKALSGLQARMERLKSGSIEPL
- the LOC113761265 gene encoding protein MOR1 isoform X1: MSEDEKLLKEAKKLPWEDRLMHKNWKVRNDANIDLAAVCDSISDPKDPRLREFGPFFKKTVADSNAPVQEKALDALIAFLKAADADAARYAKEVCDVIVAKCMTGRPKTVEKSQTAFMLWVELEAVEQFLDAMEKAIKNKVAKAVVPAIDVMFQALSEFGSKIVPPKRILKMLPELFDHQDQNVRASSKGLTLELCRWIGKDAVKSILLEKMRDTMKKELEAELVNVTGTAKPTRKIRSEQDKEPEHEAASEAVISGPSEEAAAEVHQEIDEYELVDPVDILTPLEKSGFWDGVKAAKWSVRKEAVAELTKLASSKRIAPGDFTEICRTLKKLITDVNIAVAVEAVQAIGNLASGLRTHFSGNSRLLLPVLLEKLKEKKPALAESLTQTLQEMHKSGCLNLADIVEDVKVAVKNKVPLVRSLTLNWVTFCIETSNKAVILKVHKEYVPICMESLKDGTPEVRDAAFSALTAIAKSVGMRPLEKSLEKLDDVRKKKLTEMIGGSGGGPAVVSSSGAIQASVGSSSSLEVSDGSFARKSAASMLSGKKPVQAAPANKKAASTKSGVNKKGDGSGHAKVSKPAETEDVEPAEMSLEEVEEKLGSLIQADTTSQLKSTVWKERLEAIGSFKEQVEAIQELDPSVEILVRLLCAVPGWGEKNVQVQQQVIEVITHIASTASKFPKKCVMLCLLGISERVADIKTRAHAMKCLSTFCEAVGPGFVFQRLYKIMKEHKNPKVLSEGILWMVSAVDDFGTSHLVLKDLIDFCKDIGLQSSTAATRNSTIKLVGTLHKYVGPGIKGFLSDVKPALLTALDAEYEKNPYEESAAPKRTVKAAESMSSSSGGGLDSLPREDISGKITPVLLKGLESTDWKIRLESIETVNKIIEEANKRIQPTGTGELFGALRGRLYDSNKNLIIATLSTIGGVASAMGAAVDKSSKGILSDVLKCLGDNKKHTRECTLSTLDSWLAAVHLEKMIPYITTAITDAKLGAEGRKDLFDWLSKQLNVLVNFPDATQLLKPVASSMTDKSADVRHSAEACFAEILRICGHEVVSKNLRDIQGPALAIVLERLKPYGGLHETFESGRVSAASKGSSKIGKSNGYGDRPTRHGSKANSSRAIPTKGPRQESLMSVQDIGVQSQALLNVKDSNKDDRERIVVRRYKFEEIRSEQMQDLENDVMRFFREDLHRRLLSTDFKKQVDGIEMLQKALPSIGKDIIEVLDVLLKWFVMRICESNTSCLLKVLEFLHELFDMLKNEGYIMTEAEAAIFLPCLIEKSGHNIAQVREKMRELIKQIILTYSAAKTFPYIQEGLRSRNNRTRIECVDLVGFLLENHVSEIWGHLKSLQSVASLTSERDGDIRNAALITLATGYKILGDDIWKFVGKLTEAQRSMLDERFKRKAREMDKRKEGKPGEIRAVLRRSVRDNGLDLAEQSGEVSRSTVGPLSNRDSYSHLEFQMDRAPIPRTVPGTVGPTDWNEALDIISYGSPEQSVEGMKVVCHELAQATSDPEGSAMDDVVKDADRLVSCLANKVAKTFDFSLTGASSRSCKYVLNTLMQTFQNRRLAHAVKESTLDSLITELLLWLLDERVPRMDDGSQLLKALNVLMLKILDNADRTSSFVVLINLLRPLDPSRWPSPAINESLAIRNQKFSDLVVKCLIKLTKVLQSTIYEVDLDRILQSIHIYLQELGMEEIRKRAGADDKPLRMVKTVLHELVKLRGTAIKGHLSMVPIDMEPQPIILAYIDLNLQTLAAARMLSPSGPVGQTHWGDSTANNPAPATHSADAQLKQELAAIFKKIGDKQTCTIGLYELYRITQLYPKVDIFAQLQNASEAFRTYIRDGLAQMEKTTAAGRTPSSVPLSTPPPAALNLSSPKFGALSPVNTNPLSEAKSMNTKLEATNFSLPPSYAEDDRGSNPALSRGPRFDQSDSRHQSGDQRNDRLPSGVTSGALDAIRERMKSIQLAAAAGNQEPANKPVIAVNGNLGHPLPNQFPLATEHASIENSMPGGVLPMDEKALSGLQARMERLKSGSIEPL